A window of Curtobacterium sp. TC1 genomic DNA:
CGGAGCACCCATCCGGCCAAGGCCCACCGCCCCGACCTTCATCCGCTGCTGCGTGGAGATATCCTGATCCATTGACTCACCCTGACACTGCACACCATCAGCATCGACGCCATCCGGCCCGGACCCTCCTCCTATTTACCAGCCGAGGCCGACGCGGCTGAGCCAGCAGGATGGGGACGCCAACCCATGACGCCCCTCATGGCATCCAAAACATCGCGGATCAGCGTCACAGCGCCAGCTCATGCAGGACTTCGCTCGATGCTCGCGATTGTTCACCGCGGGAAAAGTACACTCTGCGGATAGTTTCTTGCGCGAACCATCGGGAGTATGGGACGGTCGACGCATCCCCGGGGAACCGGGCCACCACACCAGATGGAAGGGAGCGGGCGATGCCACTCACCCCTAACCCGAGCACCACGAGGCTGTTCAGCCAGTTCACCGAAGTCCGCGAAGCAGCACACGCACGTGCCCTCATGATCGCAGGGACTGTCACCGGCACTGCCGCCCTGGCAGCAACCGGTGCTGCGGCCATCGCGTTCACACGGTGACTCCCAGCTCTCACGACGACCCGTTCGATGCGATCGAAACAGCATTGCCGGCGACGGAGCCGATCGATATGCGTCCGATCCTGGAACAGACAGGCCAGCACTGATGATCACCACCTACCAGCCGCCCTATTCCCCCGACGCCGTGACCACGCACCTCCCCATCGGGCTGACCGACTCCGCCGTGATCGCCTCCTACGTGATCCGCCGGATCGACGACCCCACCCTGCTCGCGAGCCCGGCCGGGCCCCGATACGCGGACTTCTTCACAGAACCCGCGCAGTAATCTGGACCCCGCCCGCACGTTTCGAGAGAGCACCTGACCCGATGCCGTTGACTGTTGTCCGTCACGAAGCCACGCACCTCTACGCTCGGGAACCCCGCACTCGGGAAGCGAAAGACGCGGTCAACGCGCTCCTGCGCCTTCACCGCGCCGAGGAACAGGAAGTTGAGCACGCTCGACGGGCCAGCGGGTTGACGAAGAACGAGTTCGCCGCGATCCGGTACCTCGTGCAAGCAGAACGCGACGGCCGGCAGATCAGCCCGAAAGACCTCGCAGTCATGCTGAACGTCTCGAACGCGTCCGTGACCAAGATTGTCGACAACCTCGTCCGGAAAGGTGAGCTCCGCCGCGAGCCCCACCCCACCGACCGCCGAGCCATGCTCCTCCACCCCATCGACGGCAGCGCGGCGAAGATCGACCAGGCCTACACCCGGTTCCACCAAGTCCTCGTCGAAGCCCTCGACCAGCTTCCCCCGGCAGACAACGCGCTCCTCGCCCGCCACCTCAACACCATCGCCACCACCCTCACCAGCGACAACGAACCCGCCGTCGGCGGCCAGGCATAACCACAGCGCCCCCACCGGACGATGTCCAGGACCCCATGAAAATCGACAGCGCTGTGACATCGGTGCCCGGTGAGCACGACCCGCTCCAGCAGCGAGAGCAGCTGACGGGGAACCCTTCGAAGGACCGCGCACTCCGGGAAAACTCAGCACTTGTGCGCACTCTTGGACTCAGCCAGCACGCTCTCCAGCGACTCCACGGCACCCGCCTCTAACCCGCCACGGACACGACTCCCCCGCAACGCAGTGCCCGCTACGAGCGGTATCGGGGCGTCATCAGCTCGGGAACAGGAAGGGTGGGGCCGCCGCATCAACCACCCTGGTTACCCTGATCGGATGGGAGCGGCAGCCCCCAGGCGCACATGGTGAGGCACGCCCGGACGCGCGGCCCGATAGGCCAGCAGCGCCACCAGTCAAGGTAGTCCCGCACTGTCGCCTACGCCGCGCCGCGGGCACTCCGCTCGCCATCACGTGTCGTCCAACAGTTCGACGCCATGCCGCAACAATGACCCACGAACTGGTCAACCGGTGCACAGTAGACGTCGTGGCGAGCCTGTTCGGGTCGGGACCGCCACCGAGGTGTCGGCACCGGTCCCCCCAACGGTGCCGGCACCTCTCCCACCGCAGACACACGGTACAAACCTAGAACCACCACACGCGCTCGTGAGGAGTTTCGATCCCGTGGGCTGCACGAGAACCAGGCCCGCGTGAGACAGAGCTTCCTTCCTCGAGTGCCTGATCGTTCACGACCACCAACGGTCCCGCCCCGCAACGTGCGGACCTGGGACGTGCGGGGCACCAACCCGACAACGACTCGGCTTCGAATGCTCCACGCAAGACGGGTCAGGGCGGCCCGTCCCGCTGCTCTTCGGGTGAGCGCGGGCCGGGCCGCTTCCCGGCCCACCGCAACATCATCGAGCGCTATTGCCTGACAACACGACCAGACAGGAACCGAGCAGCTTACCCATCGCCGTGGTGCTGCGAGGACGTCTGCCACTGGTTCGGGGCTGGGACAGACGCCCTCGCGCTACGACGCCGTCAGGTTCAACGCGATGGTCTTGACGAGGCCAGCCCGGTAACAGGGGGTCGGGCTCCCGCGGCTAGGGTCCGCAGGGCAACAAAACCGACCATACGTCAACAGCACACCCCAACCTCTCAGGAAATCCGGGAACACCGCGACGCACCGCCCTGATCCCGCGAAGAGACCCGATGCGGCACCCTTCGAGGCCGCGAGTGAAGCCGCCTGATGAGGGATGCCGGCGCATCCGCGTACGTTGCCAGCCATGACCGAGAACCCCCCAACACCGGATGGCTCGACGAACGTTTCCGATGCCGACCGGGACCGCACCGCCGATCTGCCCGACGGCTCCCCTACCGGAAACGCCACAGAAGATCCCAACCAGGACAGCGACACCAACTCGGGCGGAGAACCCACCTCCCCGGAACAGGACGCATCATGATCGACCCCGCACACCCCGATCACGACAAGCCTGCCGACGACGTCGCCAACCCGAAGGACGTCGACCCAATCGACGGCACCGACGAAAACGACCGCCCGGTCGACAATCCCTCCGGCTGACCTACCGTCCCTACGCCCCGCGGCCACGCGAGATCAACCGGTACCCGCTGTATCGCGCCATGCCGAGACGCATCACGGAGCAATCGGGTAACCGGTGCGCTGTGGAGTTGGCGGGCCCGTTCGGGTCAGCACCGCCACGAGGTGCTGACGTGCGTTCCCTGCCTCGCGCCTCCCGCATCGTGGCGCGGCTCGAGGCGGACGCGCTCATCACGAGATCCACCTGCAAGACCGATGGCCGAGCTGTCATCGTCACTTTGACACCTAAGGGCGAAGACGTCTTGAAGGCAGCCACGCCTCGTCACGACCGGCTCGTTCGAGAATTCCTCGTCGACGCCCTTTCCGCGGAGCAGCTGGCACAGCTGCGCAACATCGCCTCGACCCTCGAAGTCCACCTCCACCCCGACATGGCGTCACCCGTAGATCGCCAACGCGTTGTGACCGCCACCTGAGCGACCGTGCCTCGGGGCCCTGAGCGCGGAGAACAACCGTGCCGGGGGGGGTGTCATGGGTGCACGGTCGCAGACGTATACGCCAGAAGCGAGATGTCCCGGCTTTTTCGCATGTTCATCAGTGCTAGTCGGGCGACGTTGCCGCCGCTCGCGTCGTGTGAGACTCGGCGATGAGGCCACCTTGCGAGCCGCACCCGCCGCTGAGCGATCACAAAACGCCACCAACAAGCGATAAAGCCCACACTCAGGGGGGAGCGGTCGTGGCCGGCGATCGTCCGGTGGACGACCGGCTTACGAGACAGACGTTGCGTCAGCTCGCGGCGTCCTCCGCGGTCCCGTTCAGCAGGTTCGCGAGTCCCTCGGGTGCGCGGGCGCCGAAGATGAGGTCGATGGTCTCGTGTGCGGCGATGGCTTCTTCCTCGGCGCGGGCGAACATGACCTCCTCGTAGGCGGTGAGCGCGGCGTCGATGTCGTCCGGGTGGGCAACGATCGCCTCGGCGAGCTCGGCGCCGTCGAGCATCGCGGTGTTCGCGCCTTCGCCACCGGGGAGTGTGACGTGCGCTGCATCGCCGATGAGGGTCACGCCTGGGGTGTGCGGCCACCGGTGGTCGTCGGGGAGCTTGTAGATGCTCCGCAGCACGGGAGGCGTATCGGCATCTGCAATCAGCGCGACGAGCTCGGGCGCCCAGCCGTCGAACTCCGCGGCGATGCGCGCCTTGGTGCTTGCCGCGTCGGAGAAGTCGATGTCGTCGAACCAGCTGAGGGGTCTGCTCAAGATCACGTAAGTGTGGATGATCTCTCCCGCCTCGCGATGCGTAAGGAATCCTTTGCCTGGGATGAGGGCGTACATGGCGCCGTCGCCAGCAACCAGGGACGTCGTGCTGTGCCGTTCGTCGACGTCGTGGAGGAACGTGTCGATGTAGCTCATGCCCGCGTACACCGGCTTCTCGACGGAGACCAACGCTCGCACCTTCGACCACGTCCCCTCGGCGCCGACGAGCACGTCGCTGTGGGCGGTGGAGCCGTCCGTGAAGGTCAGCTCGTGGCGGCCGTCGCCGAGAGGGGCGACATCGCGGAGCTTCTTGCCCCACTGCACCGTGCCATCCGGGAGGGACTCGAGGAGGATCCGGCGGATGTCGCCCCGTCGCGCCTCGGGACTTGCCATCGACCCGTCGTCGGGCAGGTCGGCCAAAAGCGTGGCGTTCCGATCGAGGACGCGTTGTCCTGCGCCGCCGACATGGATGATCGACCGGTATTCGTTCATCAAGCCGGCCTCCTGGAGGGCGAGCTGCCCGTTGTGCTCGTGCAGGTCCAGCTGGCCGCCCTGGGAGCGGGCGCCGGCGTCGGCGTCTGCCTCGAACACAGTGACGTCGATGCCGTGCAGGTGCAGGACCCGGGCAAGGGTGAGGCCGCCGAGCCCGGCGCCGACGATGCTGACTGAAGGAGTCATGGTGTGCCTTTCTTCGAAGTTGGACCGTTGGTCCAACCGAAGTGTGGACCGACGGTCCACTTGTGTCAAGATGGGCACATGACGAACCCGGCGCCCCGCATCCACAAGCGCGTCGACGCCCTCTCCCGCGAGCAGATCGTGCAGGCGACGATCCGGCTGCTCGACTCATCCGGTGAGAGCGCGCTGACCGTCCGGGCGCTCACCGAGCATCTCTCGACCGGCCGTGGTGCGATCTACCACTACGTCACGGGCAAGGAGGAGCTCCTCGAGGCCGCAACGGACGGCATCATCAGCGCGGCGCTCGAGAGCCCCGCGAACGTTCTAGGCCCTCGCGAATCGCTCCGGCACCTCGCCCTAGCCGTGTTTGATGCCCTCACTGAGCACCACTGGGTAGGGAAGCAACTGGCGCGGGAGCCACGACAGCCTGCCGTCCTCCGCATTTGGAAGGGCATCGGAGCCGGCCTCGGGCGCTTGGGAGTGTCCGGCAGCGCCAGCGCTGATGCGGGAGCGGCGCTCATGAACTACCTGCTCGGAGCGGCGGCGCAGAGCGCAGCCGCCTCTCACCACTTGCTCTCCGACAGCGACAGGCAAGCATACCTGGAGGCATTCGCGGCCGAGCTGACCCGCAGCGACTCTGATGCCGTCTCTGAGCAGACTGCCGCGGCCCTCGTGGAGCATGACGACCGTGAGCAGTTCATCAACGGCCTGAACATCTTCCTCGCCGGCATCGAGACCGGCGGGGATACCAGCGTGCGCCTGTCCCACAACCCACTGCGATAGAGGTTCAGCGCGGAACGCAAGAGCGTCGGGCAGGGCTCAGCGTCCGATGAAAGATCCTTGGGTTCAGCTGGTCGTTGCAACACCACCGTGATTTGGAGTGTTGCAGATGGGATCCAGGCTGGAGCAGCGCGCCCGAGAGGCGCAATTCTGGGAGCTACTCGGACACGGCGTGAGCAGGCCCGCTGCTTGCGATGCTGTCGGGGTGCATCCAAGCCGGTGTTCGGTCTCGGTGATTCACCCGTCCGGTCGTACGTTGCGACGAAGAGTCAATGGGAGGCGGCGAACACCGCACACACCGTGGCATGGGTGACTGCAACGCTTTCGGTTGCCCTTCTGCTGGCTACTCTCGCCATCGGCGTCATGACGCGCCCGAAGATGCGGCCCCGCAACGGAGCTTGACTCAGATCACGTCCTAGGTGCCGTTAAGCACGAGGCGGCGGGTCCTGGCCTGTTAAGTCGCCGGGCGGATGTCCTCCACTTCGCCCGTAGTGTCGGCATCGGCGTCTTGTTCGGACTCTCCAGAGGCATGCGTGCTACCTCCGCTGCCGTACTCGGAAGGCCAAGCAGGTTCCGCCGCAGCGGCTTCGCCGCGTCAATGACAGCCTGGTGGTACTGCATCCCGCAAATTGCAGCGGCGGCGTCCGCGAGCAACGTGAAGCACTGATCACTGCCGGCGTCGCGACCGAACGCATCTACGTCGACCACGGCCGTTCCGGCACGAACCAAGCCCGCCCCGGCCTCGAACAGGCGATCGCCGCATGCTGGGCCGGCGACACCCTCGTCGTCACCAAGCTCGACCGACTCGCTCGCTCCGCCGTTGACGCCAGCACGATCGCCGCTGAGATCGCAACAAAGGACGTCCGTCTCAGCTTCAACGGCTCCGTGTACGACCCTCTCGACCCAACGGGGCGCATGATCTTCGGCATGCTGTCCGTGTTCGCGGAGTTCGAAGCGAACCTGGTCAGCGCCCGTACCCGGGAAGGCATGGCCACCGCTCGAGCGAAGGGCCGGCTGAAGGGGGGCAAGCCCAAGCTCTCGCCCAAACGCGAGGCGCTCCTGGTGTCGATGCACCGGTCCGGTGACTACACGACCGGCGAGCTCGCTGAGCTGTTCGACGTCGCCCGCGCCACCGTGTACAGGGCTATCGGTCGAGACAAGGTCAACGAGCCGGCACTGCCACTCCCCCGCCCGGCAGATCGAGATGGACGCGATGAAAGTCACCATGAAGCGCGACTACGGCGCGGACATCGCCGCGCTCCCCGCGTGGCACAAGTACGTCGCCGGCGGCCGCGTCGTCGCCAGCTGGACGAACCCGTTCATCTACGGCCAGGGCGTCAAACCGACCGGGTGGGGCTCGGACCAGGAGCGGGTCCCCGGCGACAAGGAAGCGTCCGGCGCATTGGTGCACAGTTTCTGAGTCCTCCTATCGGGGGACCGGACGTCCGCTCGGCGCGTCCCGACACGCCGGATGGCCCAGAATTTCATGACGGGTGACATACGAATACCGCTCGGCATCGACCGTGTGCCGGCGGCGATGTACTGGAATCTGCACAATCGTGTGAAGAAGTGCATTCCGCAACACGTCGGAAAACGTACCCCGGCAACCGGTTCCATCGTGAAATAACCTCTGATCTGTCCCTCGATCGGGGGTGCAGACGAACGACAGGAGCAGGCAATGCCCAACTTGAACGTGACCTACGGCGAGATGCAGGACGCCGCGACCCGACTCGTGAACGGTGAGCAGGACATCACCTCGAAGCTGCGTGAGCTGAAGTCGCTCGTCGACTCCCTCATCTCGGGCGGCTACGTCACGGACCAGTCGTCGGTTGCCTTCGGCAGCTCCTACCAGGAGTTCAACGACGGTGCGACGAAGACGATCGAGGGCCTCGAGGGCATGTCGATGTACCTGAACAAGGCGGCCGAGGCGCTCCAGCAGACCGACCAGGAACTCGCGAACGCCATCAAGTAGCGACCGCGAATCGGTCCCGGTCCTCGTCATGACGACGAGCACCGGGGCCGATCCGGTTCCGATCCCGTTCACCGACCAGGAGCAGTCATGGCAGACCTCATCATCACGAAGGAAGTCCTCGAAGACTCGACCACCAAGCTGCAGCACATCTCGGACGAGCTGGAGCACCAGAAGTCCGACGACCGCGCGCTCGACCAGGTCTACGGCCAGCACGACGTGTACAAGGCCATGAACGACTTCTCCGGCGACTGGAAGATCCACCGCAACAAGATGAAGGGCGCCATCGCCGATCTGCGGGACAAGATGCAGAAGGTCACCCAGAACTGGACCGACCTCGAGCACGACCTCAGCGACAAGCTCACCACCGAGACGACGGACGCGGGGAACGCCTGATGCCGGTGCGCGAGGGCAACTGGGGGTTGCTCGGCGAATCCACCGACCCGGTGATCGCGGACACCGGCGTGATGCAGGAGCTCATCACCTACTACAAGGACATGGCGTCGGAGATCACCTCCGAGGCAGCGGTCCTGAAGAGCATCGGCGACGGCGACGACAGCAAGTTCAAGGGCGAGACCGCTGACGCCGTCCGGAAGAAGAGCAAGGAGGTCGCCGAGTCCCTGCAGAAGATGTCCGGCCGGTACGACGCCATCCGGGATGCCTTGACGGGGTACCTGCCGGCGCTCGAGGACGGGCTCAGCGAGTCGGCCGCAGCACTGCAGGCAGCGGAGACCGCACAGCAGTCGGGTGCGAGTGCGTCGGCGATGCCGGACCCGTCCGAGAACCGCGCCGACGACGCTCCCCCGCTCACCGACGACGAGCAGGGGCAGATCGACGCGAAGCACGCGGCGACGACCAGGGCGAACGACGCGATGGACGCGGCGAAGACCAAGTTGCGGAACGCGTTGTCGGCACTCGACGGTGCGGGCAAGGCGGCGGCGTCGACGATCCGGGCGGCATGGGACGACGGCCTGCACGACACCCTAGGCGACAAGATCAAGGCGTTCTTCTCGAAGCTGCTGAAGCTGATCGTCAAGATCTTCACGTACATCGGCATAGCCCTGGCCGCTCTGGCGATCCTGATCCCCGGCGTCGGTGTGCTGGCCATCATGGGCGCCGTCGCGGCCGGGGTCAGCCTCGTCGCGCAGATCGGGTTGACCGCGCTCGGTGAGGGGAACGTGTTCGACCTGGTCATGGCGGTCGTCGGCGTGGTCACGCTCGGGGTCGGTGCCGGGATCACGAAGGCCACCTCCATGGCGGTCGGCAAGGGCGTCACCGCCGGCAAGACCGCGATCCAGAACGCCACGAAGGTCGACCTCGGGAAGATCTCGAAGATCCGGGACGCCGCCATCAAGGACTGGACGTCCGCTGGGTCGGCAACCAAGGTGCGGTACGCCAACCAGCTGGGCAACGAGGTCAGGACGAACGGGTTGAGCAAGCTGGACGACTTCGCCGGCAAGTTCAAGGACAACCCGAACTGGTGGAACATCCCGAAGGTCGGCACGACGATCAAGAACGACTGGGCCACGATCTCGAAACAGTTCGGTGCCGACCGGTTCACCAGGCAGGGCTTCACGAGCTGGGCGGAACGGATCGGCGGCGTCGACTTCCAGCTACTGCGGAACGACCTCGGCAAATTCGGCGGCGCCAACGGGCTCGGCACGCTGGTCGGGAACGCCCCGAAGTGGCATACCTACGTCAACGGCGGGATGGCCGTGTGGGGCAAGAACTACTCCATCGCCGGGCTCGTCATCAACCCGATCGGCGACGGCGCGGACAAGAAGCGTCCGTGGACCGACGACTGGAACGCGATCAAGCACCCGATCGCCGTCTGAGAGCAGCGCAATGACCACAGCAGCACCCGCCGTCACGTCGAGCATCGACGTCGAGTCCCCGCAGTGGCTCGTCATCCCGGACGTCGCCGACGCGACCCCCGAGTGGCGTGCCGAGGTGCTCCGGTTGTTCGAGGCGATCGTGCACGTGGACCGCGAGGCCGAGGGCGAGCAGCGGATCTTCGACGACGGGCGGGAGGTCGACCCGCAGACGGCACTCGACACCCTGCTCGAGTTCCGCGCTTCGCTCGACGGCGGCGACCGGCTCGTCGCGGGTCTCGGTGTCCCGAACCGGTGGCCGCTCCCCATCGTGGTCTCGGTCGGGGTCACCGACGGAGACGACGCACGCGGCACCCGCGCGCTCCTCGAGCTCGCCGGTGCCGATGGTGGGCTCCCGGTGGAGCAGCCCGCGGTCGACGAGCTCCCCGAGCACGTCGGGGGCGAGGGGCCGGTCGTCACCCGGTACGACCTCGACGACGACGGCGCGATCTGGGCGACGGTGTGTGCGGTCCGGCGGGAAGGCGGTAGAGACGGCCCCGCCGTCGACACCCGCGTCCTCTGGCGCACCAGGGACCTCGACGTCGTCCCGGTGTTCGGACCAGAGGTCGTCGACCTGCTCGCTGCGATCCGGAACGAGGTGGCCGCATGACCGAACCGACCGCGTCCTTCTTCATGGTCGTCCCGCCGGGGTGGGCTCGGCTCCCCGCAGACGTGCCCCATCGCGAAGAACTCGGTGCGATCGTCCGGCAGGTGATCGCCAACGCACTCCCGGACGGCCTGCCCCGCGACCGTGCCGAACCGCTGCGGCAGGAGATGCGGAAGCGCCTGACCGCGACCGTGGTCGAGGCCGGCGACAACGGCGCGACGGCGGTGTACCTACCCGTGCAGCCCGTCGACAGCTTCACGCCCCCGGTGTCCGTCATCGAGACCGAGGTGGACGACGAGTCCGACGAGGCCCCGGAGCAGGTGATCGCGCAGATCCTCGCCGATGCCCTGCCCGACCGTCGGGAGCAGGACGACCCCGGCATCCGCGAGGTGGACGGCGGCATCGCCGCTCGCACGGAGACGGTGGTCCGTCGCGCCGACCCCGGCGCCGAGCTCCCCAGCATCGGCGAGGACCTGCCCGTCGTGGACGACCGCCAGGTCGTCTACACGATCCCGGTCCCGCATCGGCCCGGCCGATGGGTCGTGATGTCCTTCTCGGCGATCAGCCTCCCGGGCACCGACGAGCGGCTCACCGATGCGCTCGTCTCGCTCTTCGACGCGATCATGACCACGTTCCGGTGGACCGACGTCCCCGGAGCCGAACCGACCACCCTCGAACGCCGTCTGGCCGAGCTCGGAGGAGCCGCGTGACCTGGTCCTTCGCCCACCCCGAGTCGCACCTGCTCCTGACGATGTCGGTCGTGCTGTTCCTCGGGACCCTGGCCTTCGTGATCCCGACGATCATCGCCGTCCGTCGGCGCACTGCGACCGACGCGCTCGCGTGGGCCGATCAGGTCCGCCGTGACCCGGCCGCGCCGTGGGGCATCGACCGGGTCCTCCGCGCGGTGAACGCCTCGTGCGCAGCCGCCGCGGTCGTCTTCCCCGGCGCGGTCCGCATCCTGGTCGGCACGACCGTGCGACTCGACCTCGCTTCCCCGACTATCGCACCGCCGCAGCCGTGGGCCGCGACCCCGGACGGCCGTTCGTGGTCGGCCCCGATGTGGGCGCTGCAGGCCGTGCCGCTCACCGCACCGGCCCCGAGCGAATTCGCCACGGTGGTCTCCCTAGGCACCGATGGTGACGAGAACGTCCTCGTCGACCTGCGTCGTGTGCGCGGGATCGTCGCGCTCCGGGGTGAGCAGGCCGCACGGGACGCGGTGCTCCGCCGCATGGTCGACCAGGTCCGCACCGCTCCGTGGGCCACGGGGACCGCTGTGCTCAGCGTGGGTACCAGCTCCGCATTCGGTGTGGCCGTGTCGGTGCGCGACGCGATCGCGGCCGTCGCGGCGGACGCGACCCCGGGCCTCCTGGTCGTGGCGAAGGTGCCGTCCGGGGAGGACGGTCGCGAGCTCGCCCGGCTCCTCGAGCGGCCGGGTGGCCGGTGGGCCTGTGTCGCGGCCGCGCCGCACCCGCTCGCCCGGTGGACGGTCGAGGCACGCCGCGACGGAACACACGTCTCGGACGTCCTCGGGACGGTCCGGTGGATGGACGTCGGCCTGTCCATGCCCCTTGCGGCATCAACGCAGTCGGCATCCACGCAGCCCGATCCGACAGTGCTCCCGATGGAGGCGGACGCCTGATGCGCGTCGTCGTCACCGTCGTCGACGACGTCACAGGCGATTCTTCCGACGTGCTCGTCGATGCACCGGGCCAGACCCCAATGCGCAGTGTGGTCGACGCGCTCGCTCGCCGCACCGGCGGCGCGGCGATGCCGCAGGACGCACCCGACGGCGACGTCCCCTTCGCCAGGAGCGGGTTGGTCGACGGTGCAATGCTGCACGTCGGCGGCGCGGACCGCCCCGAGACGGAGCGAGGGGTCGTCCACCTGCTGGTCGTCGGTGGTGTCGACGCAGGCCGGACGCGTCGGCTCTCGCCGGGCACGTTCCGGATCGGAGTCGCTGACGACGGGTCGCCGACGGTCGGCGCGGACGCTGCGGACCACCCCGGACTGGAGGCCCGGATCGCCTTCGACGGGAGCGTGACGGTCCGGCAGGCACCGACGGACGAGCCGGTAATCGGTTCAGCCGGTTCGGTCACGATCGAGCAGGACGAGATCGGCGACGAGTGGGTAGCATGGGTCCCTGACGCGCTCGTGCGCCTCGGTTCGACCGTGCTCACGGTGCGCCCGGTCGAGGTCGTGGATCGCATGCTGCTCAGGCCGCCGGACTCGGGACAGCTGGACTTCAACCGGCCTCCCCGGTTACTGCCCCCGTACCTGACGACGCAGTTCCGGATCCCAAAGCCGCCCGTGCCGCCGCAGCGGTCCGCGATCCCGTGGATCATGGTGTTCGTCCCCGCGATGTTCGGCATCGTCATGGCGACGGTGTTCCACTCGCCGTTCTACCTGCTGTTCGCCGCGATGACGCCGATCATGGTCGTCGGGCAGACCGTCACCGCCCGACGGACGGGCAAGAAGAGCCACCGGAAGCAGACCGCAGAGCACCGGGAGCGGGTCTCGGCGCTCGAGCGTGCAATCGACGCCGCGGTGCTCGCCGAGCGGGACGAGCGCAGGTCGTCATCGTCCGACGCCGGGTCGCTGCGGGTCGTCGCGACGACCCCGGGGCGTCGACTCTGGGAGCGGCGTCCCTCGGACGCCGACCACCTGCACGTCCGGATCGGCATCGGCGACCTGCCCTCGACGGTCACCGTGCAGGACGACCGCGACCTCGACGGCCTCGCGCACGAGGACCGGATCACCAGGGGCGTCCCAGTAACCGTGCCACTCGCCGAGGTCGGCGTGCTCGGCATCGCCGGGGCCGGAGCGTCGCCGCGCGAACTCGGCCGGTGGGTGCTCGGGCAGCTCGCCGTGACGCAGAGTCCGCGCGAGGTGCAGTTTGTCGTGCTCACCGCGCAGCAGCACGTTCCGCAGTGGGCATGGACGCTCTGGCTCCCGCACCTGCGGCCGACCGGCGGGCAGGACGCTCTCGCCCTCATCGGCGCGGACGGCGAGACCATCGGTCGTCGACTGGCCGAGTTGACTCAGGTGCTCGCCGAGCGCCGGGCCGAGCGGACCAAGAACGGCTCGATGCGCGCGCGCTTCTTGCCGGAGATCGTCGTCGTGCTCGACGGCGCCCGTCGGCTGCGTGCGATGCCCGGCGTCGTGGGACTGCTCCGCGACGGGCCGGCGTGTGGCATCCGACTGGTGTGCATCGACGAGGAGGAGTGGCAGCTCCCCGAGGAGTGCGTCGCGACCGTCACGCACCGGACCGAGACCGAGCTGGTCCTGCGGCGGCAGCTCTCCGCGCCCGTGGAGCTCGTGCTCGCCGACCGCGTCGAGGACGACTGGTTCGACGACGTCGCCCGTGCCGTGTCCCCGCTGCGGGACACGAGCGGCTCGGACGGGGACGGCCTGGTGCCCGACGCTGCGCGGCTGCTCGACGTGGTCGACCTGCCGCAGCCGTCCGGGGCGATCGTCGCGGAGCGGTGGCAGCGCGGCGCAGCGACGACCTCGGCGGTTGTGGGCGTGGGGATCGACGGGGCGTTCGCGCTCGACCTCGTGAAGGACGGCCCGCACGGTCTCGTCGCAGGAACGACCGGTTCGG
This region includes:
- a CDS encoding FAD-dependent oxidoreductase, which encodes MTPSVSIVGAGLGGLTLARVLHLHGIDVTVFEADADAGARSQGGQLDLHEHNGQLALQEAGLMNEYRSIIHVGGAGQRVLDRNATLLADLPDDGSMASPEARRGDIRRILLESLPDGTVQWGKKLRDVAPLGDGRHELTFTDGSTAHSDVLVGAEGTWSKVRALVSVEKPVYAGMSYIDTFLHDVDERHSTTSLVAGDGAMYALIPGKGFLTHREAGEIIHTYVILSRPLSWFDDIDFSDAASTKARIAAEFDGWAPELVALIADADTPPVLRSIYKLPDDHRWPHTPGVTLIGDAAHVTLPGGEGANTAMLDGAELAEAIVAHPDDIDAALTAYEEVMFARAEEEAIAAHETIDLIFGARAPEGLANLLNGTAEDAAS
- a CDS encoding WXG100 family type VII secretion target, giving the protein MPNLNVTYGEMQDAATRLVNGEQDITSKLRELKSLVDSLISGGYVTDQSSVAFGSSYQEFNDGATKTIEGLEGMSMYLNKAAEALQQTDQELANAIK
- a CDS encoding MarR family winged helix-turn-helix transcriptional regulator, which translates into the protein MRSLPRASRIVARLEADALITRSTCKTDGRAVIVTLTPKGEDVLKAATPRHDRLVREFLVDALSAEQLAQLRNIASTLEVHLHPDMASPVDRQRVVTAT
- a CDS encoding MarR family transcriptional regulator, with translation MTKNEFAAIRYLVQAERDGRQISPKDLAVMLNVSNASVTKIVDNLVRKGELRREPHPTDRRAMLLHPIDGSAAKIDQAYTRFHQVLVEALDQLPPADNALLARHLNTIATTLTSDNEPAVGGQA
- a CDS encoding TetR/AcrR family transcriptional regulator, which translates into the protein MTNPAPRIHKRVDALSREQIVQATIRLLDSSGESALTVRALTEHLSTGRGAIYHYVTGKEELLEAATDGIISAALESPANVLGPRESLRHLALAVFDALTEHHWVGKQLAREPRQPAVLRIWKGIGAGLGRLGVSGSASADAGAALMNYLLGAAAQSAAASHHLLSDSDRQAYLEAFAAELTRSDSDAVSEQTAAALVEHDDREQFINGLNIFLAGIETGGDTSVRLSHNPLR